A genomic segment from Microcoleus sp. bin38.metabat.b11b12b14.051 encodes:
- a CDS encoding response regulator, with amino-acid sequence MSINSEIKNKGNILIVDDMLENLQLLSDALLQIGYTVRSVTSGRMALKTVKVKRPDVILLDVKMPEMDGYQVCRTLKGDANFRQIPVIFISALDDVFDKVTAFESGAIDYITKPFHIEEVLARLENQLTIQRQQRLLEQENIKRREAEEVLYQSRALLASVLNSSLDGIAAMQAVRNTQTAEIEDFRCLVVNPVIARAFKHSREEMIGKLGLRKIANHVNPELFNHFVNIVETGQTLEQDFYYELGNFCWFHFVAVKLGDGFSITIRDITARKQAEFELQLQAENLELTLRELKRTQAKLIQSEKMSSIGNLVAGVAHEINNPLNFIHANLIPAREYFQNLLDLLNLYQQHFPNPPTKLKAEIEAINLDFLQEDLLKLLNSMRIGTDRIRGIVQSLRNFSRHDEAQLKRVDIHQGIDSTLMLLQNRLKATAEHPAIIVTKDYAELPRIQCYSGQLNQVFMNILENAIDSIYSKCMGGQGEIKIQTLFVSKNQISIKISDNGLGISEKSQPQLFDPFFTTKPVGKGTGLGLFVSHQIVVDRHGGNLYCNSKLGKGAEFVIEIPIAKEIFSKDA; translated from the coding sequence ATGAGTATTAATAGTGAAATAAAAAATAAGGGTAATATTCTAATTGTAGACGATATGCTAGAAAATCTACAATTACTAAGCGATGCGCTCCTCCAAATTGGCTACACTGTTCGCAGCGTCACCAGCGGGCGGATGGCACTGAAAACGGTGAAGGTAAAGCGGCCAGACGTGATACTTTTAGATGTGAAAATGCCCGAAATGGATGGTTATCAAGTCTGTAGAACTCTCAAAGGCGATGCAAATTTCCGCCAGATTCCAGTTATTTTCATTAGTGCTTTAGATGATGTCTTCGACAAAGTAACCGCCTTTGAGTCAGGAGCCATAGACTACATCACTAAACCATTTCACATCGAAGAAGTATTGGCGCGTCTGGAAAATCAGTTAACTATTCAACGCCAGCAACGGCTTCTGGAACAAGAAAATATTAAGCGCCGGGAAGCAGAAGAGGTACTTTATCAATCGAGGGCTTTACTTGCTAGTGTTTTGAATAGTTCCCTCGATGGTATTGCTGCAATGCAGGCTGTTCGTAACACCCAAACAGCGGAGATTGAGGATTTTCGGTGTTTAGTCGTCAACCCCGTGATTGCTAGAGCTTTTAAACACAGCCGTGAAGAAATGATTGGTAAATTGGGATTAAGAAAAATCGCGAATCATGTTAATCCAGAACTATTTAATCACTTCGTTAACATTGTAGAAACGGGGCAAACTTTAGAACAGGATTTTTACTATGAATTAGGAAATTTTTGCTGGTTTCACTTTGTAGCAGTCAAGCTAGGTGATGGTTTTTCGATTACAATCCGTGATATCACCGCCCGCAAACAAGCCGAATTTGAATTACAACTACAAGCTGAAAATTTAGAACTTACTCTGCGCGAACTAAAGCGTACCCAAGCCAAACTCATTCAGAGTGAGAAAATGTCTTCTATTGGGAATCTGGTTGCGGGGGTAGCCCATGAAATTAACAATCCACTGAATTTTATTCACGCAAATCTGATTCCGGCTAGGGAATATTTCCAAAATTTACTGGATTTGCTCAACCTCTATCAACAACACTTTCCCAATCCCCCAACAAAGCTTAAAGCAGAAATTGAGGCTATTAACCTAGATTTCCTGCAAGAAGACTTGCTCAAACTTCTGAATTCTATGCGGATAGGAACAGATAGAATTCGGGGAATAGTTCAGTCATTACGGAATTTTTCCCGTCACGATGAGGCCCAATTAAAACGAGTGGATATTCATCAGGGTATCGACAGTACGCTGATGCTGCTTCAAAATCGGCTGAAAGCCACAGCAGAACATCCTGCAATTATCGTGACTAAAGATTATGCTGAATTACCCAGAATTCAGTGTTATTCTGGTCAACTAAATCAGGTATTTATGAATATTTTAGAGAATGCTATTGATTCTATTTATAGTAAATGTATGGGCGGTCAAGGAGAAATAAAAATTCAAACTTTATTTGTGAGCAAAAATCAAATATCAATCAAAATTTCAGATAATGGTTTAGGAATTTCGGAAAAATCACAACCACAATTATTCGATCCATTTTTTACTACGAAACCCGTAGGAAAAGGTACTGGACTAGGACTCTTTGTCAGTCACCAAATTGTGGTAGATCGACATGGTGGAAATTTATATTGTAACTCAAAGTTAGGCAAAGGAGCAGAATTTGTCATTGAAATTCCAATAGCCAAAGAAATCTTCAGTAAGGATGCTTAA
- a CDS encoding ATP-binding protein, which produces MKYSHFNNLFSKLLGKIPLRIIFTVPFLIEIFIIVGLVGFLSYKNGKEAVNEIASQLREKITLEIEQYIENQLSSLVLIHKLNTDAIERGELSLDLHNQDPKNYHYLWQTIRNFDRVSRISFAYQHNNQYLEVWRKPENGELRFVVSNASTNYLTSEYAISPQGKPTKVMKKFTKYYDPRQRPWYIGAVKAGKLNWQPIYSGIDYNSFFLELCQPIYDRNRKLLGVMSATYELDKVQAFLVKHKIGKNGKTFIFDREGLLVATSQDESSLNQSKDFKKTKRPSIDRSSDPLIQATGKYLKKYFVNFDRVERSYQLEFNYNDDLQFLQISPYQDELGIDWLIVTVVPESDFLEHIYANTRQTILLCLVALTLVIIIGILTATSVTKPILKLNSAAKNIAEGKLYQTVDIEPTYELGELAASFNRMAHQLQDLFETLEEKVQQRTEELAIAKEKAEVANQAKSTFIANMSHELRSPLNAILGFSQLMLRTKALPTEQYENAGIIYRSGDYLLTLINNILDLSKIEASKVTVIPQVFDLYRFLDELEDMLHLQATNAGLKLIFERSESLPRNICTDQIKLRQILLNLLTNSIKFTPKGLICLSVWKGNETIEDVFTLHFHIRDTGVGIAAAELPKLFNAFSQAQAGKEMQEGTGLGLAISRKFVQLMGGDISVESELGKGTTFSFYIQVKLAQQINSKIAGEHHSIVLGLAPGQPIYKILTVDDKSINRQLLIKLLSPLGFEMKEASNGQEAIALWDEWEPHLIWMDLRMPVMDGYEATKYIKSTTKGNATAIIALTASVLEEEKAIVLSAGCDDFVRKPFVERNIFDTLTKHLGVKYIYAEIISHVLDDTEKRTLTSEDLACMNQAWISQLYEAAQEANSNLVLQLVEEIPKTETVLIKSLKKLARQFEFEQILDVVEPLITNEY; this is translated from the coding sequence ATGAAATATTCTCATTTCAACAATTTATTCTCTAAGTTATTGGGAAAAATACCCCTAAGAATTATTTTTACTGTTCCCTTTTTGATTGAAATTTTTATCATAGTAGGATTAGTGGGGTTTCTGTCTTATAAAAATGGCAAAGAAGCAGTCAATGAAATTGCTTCTCAATTGCGCGAAAAAATTACATTAGAAATAGAACAATATATTGAAAACCAGTTATCTTCTTTGGTTCTGATTCATAAACTTAATACTGATGCTATTGAACGGGGCGAGCTAAGTCTCGATTTACACAATCAAGATCCTAAAAATTATCATTATTTGTGGCAAACGATCAGAAATTTCGATCGAGTGAGTAGGATCAGTTTTGCCTATCAACATAACAATCAATATTTAGAGGTTTGGAGAAAGCCTGAAAATGGAGAATTAAGATTTGTTGTATCGAATGCTTCTACTAATTATCTTACCTCTGAATATGCCATTAGTCCCCAAGGTAAGCCTACCAAAGTCATGAAAAAATTTACTAAATATTACGATCCCAGGCAGCGTCCTTGGTATATTGGAGCAGTCAAAGCAGGTAAACTAAATTGGCAGCCAATTTATTCAGGAATTGACTACAATAGTTTTTTCCTAGAGCTTTGTCAGCCTATTTACGATCGAAACAGGAAACTTTTAGGTGTTATGTCTGCTACTTATGAATTAGATAAGGTTCAAGCTTTTCTTGTCAAACATAAGATTGGCAAGAATGGAAAAACCTTTATTTTCGATCGAGAAGGGTTATTAGTAGCGACTTCTCAAGATGAAAGCAGTCTCAATCAGAGTAAAGATTTCAAAAAAACCAAACGACCCTCTATCGATCGCAGTAGCGATCCTCTCATTCAAGCTACAGGTAAGTATTTAAAAAAATATTTTGTTAATTTTGATCGAGTTGAGCGAAGCTATCAACTTGAATTTAACTATAATGACGACCTACAATTTTTACAAATTTCTCCCTATCAAGATGAATTAGGGATAGATTGGTTGATTGTGACTGTTGTGCCAGAATCAGACTTTCTCGAACATATTTATGCGAATACTCGGCAGACAATTCTCTTATGTTTGGTCGCTTTAACATTAGTAATAATCATTGGTATTTTAACTGCAACTTCCGTGACAAAACCAATTTTAAAACTGAATAGTGCTGCTAAAAATATTGCTGAAGGCAAATTATATCAAACTGTGGATATCGAGCCAACTTACGAATTAGGAGAACTGGCTGCTTCATTTAATAGGATGGCTCATCAATTACAAGACTTGTTTGAAACTTTAGAAGAGAAAGTTCAACAAAGAACAGAAGAATTGGCGATCGCCAAAGAAAAAGCCGAAGTAGCAAATCAAGCTAAAAGTACCTTTATTGCCAACATGAGCCACGAATTGCGATCGCCCCTCAATGCGATTCTGGGCTTTTCGCAATTAATGTTAAGAACCAAGGCTCTCCCCACCGAACAATACGAGAATGCTGGCATCATCTATCGCAGCGGTGATTACCTATTGACGCTGATTAATAATATTCTTGATTTATCAAAAATTGAAGCTAGCAAAGTCACCGTCATTCCTCAGGTATTCGACCTATATCGCTTCCTGGATGAGTTAGAAGATATGCTACATTTACAAGCAACTAATGCCGGATTAAAATTAATATTTGAGCGAAGTGAATCATTACCTCGTAATATTTGCACCGATCAAATCAAACTCCGTCAGATATTACTTAATTTACTGACTAATTCGATTAAGTTTACCCCAAAAGGATTGATTTGTTTGAGTGTTTGGAAAGGCAATGAAACAATAGAAGATGTTTTTACTCTGCATTTCCACATTCGCGATACTGGGGTAGGGATTGCAGCCGCTGAATTGCCAAAACTTTTTAATGCCTTTAGTCAAGCCCAAGCTGGAAAAGAAATGCAGGAAGGTACAGGCTTAGGTTTAGCCATCAGTCGGAAATTTGTACAATTGATGGGGGGAGATATTTCCGTAGAAAGCGAATTAGGAAAAGGTACAACTTTCTCCTTCTATATTCAGGTAAAATTGGCTCAACAAATCAACAGCAAGATTGCAGGAGAACATCATTCCATAGTGCTCGGACTTGCGCCAGGTCAACCTATATATAAAATTCTCACAGTCGATGATAAATCTATTAATCGACAATTACTAATTAAGCTGTTGAGTCCCTTGGGATTTGAGATGAAAGAAGCTAGTAACGGACAAGAGGCGATCGCCCTTTGGGATGAATGGGAACCGCACCTGATTTGGATGGATCTGAGGATGCCTGTGATGGACGGCTACGAAGCGACAAAATACATCAAATCCACCACCAAAGGCAATGCTACGGCTATAATTGCGTTAACGGCGAGCGTGTTGGAAGAAGAAAAGGCGATCGTGCTTTCGGCTGGATGTGATGACTTTGTTCGCAAACCCTTCGTTGAACGCAATATTTTTGATACCCTGACCAAGCATTTAGGAGTAAAATATATCTATGCAGAAATAATATCTCATGTCTTGGATGATACAGAGAAACGCACCTTGACATCGGAAGATTTAGCCTGTATGAATCAAGCATGGATTAGTCAACTATACGAAGCTGCACAGGAGGCTAATAGTAACCTAGTATTGCAACTGGTAGAAGAAATACCTAAGACAGAAACTGTTTTGATAAAATCCCTGAAAAAACTTGCCCGTCAATTTGAATTTGAACAGATTCTTGATGTAGTCGAGCCGCTGATAACCAATGAGTATTAA
- a CDS encoding YajQ family cyclic di-GMP-binding protein — protein MAANYSFDIVSEFDRQELVNAVDQTVREIQSRYDLKDTKTTVELGAESITVNTDSEFTMDAIHTVLQTKAAKRNLSLKIFDYGKIEPASGSRVRQEIKLKKGLTQEIAKQITKLIRDEFKKIQGSIQGDAVRVSAKDKDDLQLVIQRLKQEDYPVALQFTNYR, from the coding sequence ATGGCTGCTAATTATTCATTTGATATTGTCAGCGAGTTCGATCGGCAAGAATTAGTTAATGCTGTTGACCAAACAGTGCGGGAAATTCAAAGCCGCTACGACTTAAAAGATACCAAAACTACGGTGGAATTGGGCGCAGAATCAATCACTGTCAATACCGACAGCGAATTTACTATGGATGCGATTCACACTGTTTTGCAAACAAAAGCCGCTAAGCGGAATTTATCTTTGAAAATTTTTGATTACGGCAAAATTGAACCAGCGAGTGGCAGTCGCGTCCGTCAAGAAATTAAACTAAAAAAAGGACTCACTCAGGAAATCGCCAAACAGATTACTAAGTTAATCCGCGATGAGTTTAAAAAGATTCAAGGTTCAATTCAAGGCGATGCTGTGCGGGTTTCTGCTAAAGATAAAGATGATTTGCAGTTGGTGATTCAACGCTTGAAACAAGAAGATTATCCCGTGGCTTTGCAGTTTACCAATTACAGGTAG
- a CDS encoding MAPEG family protein produces MLLGLPVSVILLDSVAAAAALVYAPFLVVALARLQLGYDQAAPRAMFDRLPAYAQRATWAHQNSFETFMLFSAAALMAFVTGVDSEAAGWAAIAFPLARLLFSVFYILNVPLGRSLMFAISSSCTVSLFYFSLMAVKG; encoded by the coding sequence ATGCTGTTGGGATTGCCTGTGTCGGTTATTCTGCTTGATTCTGTTGCTGCTGCTGCTGCGCTGGTTTATGCACCGTTTTTGGTGGTTGCCCTCGCCCGCTTGCAGTTAGGCTACGACCAAGCAGCACCTCGCGCTATGTTTGACAGGTTGCCTGCTTACGCTCAGCGGGCAACTTGGGCTCACCAAAATTCGTTTGAGACGTTTATGCTGTTCTCAGCGGCGGCTTTGATGGCTTTTGTGACGGGGGTTGATTCGGAGGCGGCGGGCTGGGCTGCGATTGCTTTTCCTCTAGCCCGGTTGTTGTTTTCGGTTTTCTATATTCTGAATGTGCCTCTGGGGCGATCGCTCATGTTTGCGATTAGTTCTTCTTGCACTGTCTCTTTATTCTATTTCAGTTTGATGGCTGTCAAGGGATAA
- a CDS encoding DNA recombination-mediator protein A: MSQSIELPRVDDFLQELAAIQQTSSKRVALLGSRHVPITHQQLIEMLSYALVLGGNQLITSGATGTNSAAIRGAMRADPNLLTVILPQSMSRQPRESREQLEQVIHLVENPKNDSLSLPEASAMCNQEIISRCQQLICFAFHESHTLLKTCQDAEEQRKVVTLFYFD; encoded by the coding sequence TTGAGTCAATCAATTGAGCTACCCAGAGTTGATGATTTTTTACAAGAACTTGCGGCGATCCAGCAAACAAGCTCCAAGCGGGTTGCTCTCTTGGGTTCTCGCCACGTTCCTATTACCCACCAGCAGCTAATTGAGATGCTGAGCTACGCCTTAGTTCTGGGAGGCAACCAGCTCATCACATCGGGGGCTACAGGCACCAATTCAGCCGCAATTCGGGGAGCAATGCGAGCAGATCCTAATCTGCTGACGGTGATTTTGCCCCAAAGCATGAGCCGCCAGCCTCGGGAGTCCCGCGAGCAGCTCGAACAAGTCATACATTTGGTAGAAAATCCCAAAAATGATAGCTTGTCTCTCCCGGAAGCAAGCGCCATGTGCAATCAAGAGATTATTTCTCGCTGCCAGCAACTGATCTGTTTTGCTTTTCACGAAAGCCACACATTGCTGAAAACTTGCCAGGATGCGGAGGAACAGCGCAAAGTGGTGACTCTGTTCTATTTTGATTGA
- a CDS encoding phosphotransacetylase family protein, protein MRSKGVPKLTKYLLIGSTKAYSGKSAIALGMALALRAQGLAVAYGKPLGTCFSSEGAGGEEEDVRFAVETLKLSESQIPSTLLYLDEKTVHKRLRGEDKTDYRHSLTQYLQDPSGDLVLLEGPANLEEGSLFDLSLPQVAEAVDASVLLVVRPIDLYVDDLLSAKQRLGARLAGVVLNDVPSDKLESVTATVRPFLEAQGIPVLGMLPRSALLRSVSVKELVHQLKADVLCRGDRLDLMVETLTIGAMNVSSAMKYFRKARNMAVVTGGDRTDIQLAALESSTQCLILTGHLPPSPLVIGRAEEMEIPVLSVDLDTLTTVEIIDSTFGSVRLHEPIKVECVSQLMAEHFDLKAMMASLGLGDRVH, encoded by the coding sequence TTGAGGAGTAAAGGCGTACCCAAATTGACTAAATATTTACTGATCGGTTCCACAAAAGCTTACAGCGGCAAGTCCGCGATCGCCCTGGGGATGGCCCTCGCACTCCGGGCACAAGGACTCGCCGTCGCCTACGGCAAACCTCTGGGAACTTGTTTCAGCTCCGAGGGAGCTGGAGGCGAGGAGGAAGACGTGCGGTTTGCGGTAGAGACGCTGAAACTCTCAGAAAGTCAGATACCGTCAACTCTGCTGTATTTGGACGAAAAAACGGTTCACAAACGTTTGCGGGGAGAAGACAAGACAGATTACCGCCACTCTCTAACGCAATATTTGCAAGATCCCAGCGGAGACTTGGTGCTGTTAGAAGGCCCCGCTAATTTGGAGGAAGGCAGTCTGTTTGACTTGTCTTTGCCTCAAGTGGCTGAGGCAGTTGATGCTTCTGTGCTGCTGGTAGTGCGCCCGATCGATCTTTATGTAGACGATTTGCTGTCGGCGAAGCAGCGTTTGGGTGCGCGCTTGGCTGGCGTGGTGCTCAACGACGTTCCCTCCGACAAACTCGAATCCGTAACGGCGACTGTGCGGCCTTTTCTGGAGGCACAGGGTATTCCAGTTTTGGGAATGCTGCCGAGAAGCGCTTTGCTGCGTAGTGTCAGCGTCAAAGAATTGGTGCACCAGTTGAAAGCTGACGTGCTCTGCCGTGGAGACCGTTTGGACTTGATGGTGGAAACCTTGACAATTGGTGCGATGAATGTTAGCTCTGCGATGAAGTATTTCCGCAAAGCTAGAAATATGGCGGTGGTGACGGGGGGCGATCGCACGGACATTCAGCTAGCGGCTCTGGAAAGCTCGACTCAGTGCTTAATTCTCACCGGGCACTTGCCTCCTTCTCCCCTCGTGATCGGCAGGGCAGAAGAAATGGAAATTCCTGTTTTGTCTGTGGATTTGGATACCTTAACCACAGTGGAAATTATCGACAGCACCTTTGGCAGCGTGCGCCTGCACGAACCGATCAAGGTGGAATGCGTTAGTCAGCTAATGGCAGAACACTTTGACCTTAAGGCCATGATGGCATCCTTGGGTTTGGGCGATCGAGTCCATTAG